A stretch of the Notamacropus eugenii isolate mMacEug1 chromosome 2, mMacEug1.pri_v2, whole genome shotgun sequence genome encodes the following:
- the ENPP4 gene encoding bis(5'-adenosyl)-triphosphatase ENPP4: MSTMKLVLTLLFSGIITSCRGNSTYNLVPRLLLVSFDGFRADYLKKYELPHLRNFVEDGVLVEHVKNVFITKTFPNHYSIVTGLYEENHGIVANSMYDAETQKSFSESKDKDPFWWNEATPIWVTNELEENRTSAAAMWPGTDVAIHNTTPSYFMNYNPSVTFDERLDNLTKWLNNSDPLVTFATLYWEEPDASGHKYGPDDKKQMSAVLKQVDKHIGRLVQKLKTLGLWESLNVIITSDHGMTQCSKDKLIKLDACIDRSNYTIVDTTPVAAILPKENQTYVFKKLEHCSTHMKVYLKDDIPGRFHYQHSARIQPILLVADEGWTIVLNESFKLGDHGYDNELPSMHPFLAAHGPAFHKGYKHSTINIVDIYPMMCHILGLKPHPNNGTFSNTKCLLADQWCINLPEAIGIVMGALLVLTAVTGLIVIMKNKLSVPRPFSRLQLQEEDDDPLIG, translated from the exons ATGTCCACAATGAAGTTAGTATTGACACTTCTGTTTTCTGGAATTATAACTAGCTGCAGAGGTAATTCTACATATAATTTGGTGCCTCGATTACTCTTGGTATCCTTTGATGGCTTCAGGGCTGACTATCTAAAGAAGTATGAACTTCCTCATCTTCGTAATTTTGTCGAAGATGGTGTCTTGGTGGAGCATGTTAAGAACGTTTTTATCACAAAAACTTTTCCAAATCACTACAGCATAGTGACAGGCCTGTATGAAGAAAACCATGGCATCGTGGCTAACTCAATGTATGATGCAGAAACACAAAAAAGTTTTTCAGAATCTAAAGACAAAGATCCTTTTTGGTGGAATGAAGCAACCCCTATTTGGGTAACCAACGAACTTGAGGAAAACAGAACGAGTGCTGCTGCTATGTGGCCTGGAACTGATGTGGCTATCCACAATACAACGCCTTCCTATTTTATGAATTATAATCCTTCAGTAACATTTGATGAGAGATTAGATAATCTTaccaaatggctgaacaactcaGATCCTTTGGTTACCTTTGCAACACTTTATTGGGAAGAACCAGATGCAAGTGGACACAAATATGGACCTGATGATAAAAAGCAAATGAGTGCTGTATTGAAACAAGTAGATAAGCACATTGGTCGCCTTGTCCAGAAACTCAAGACCTTGGGATTGTGGGAAAGCCTTAATGTGATTATTACAAGTGATCATGGGATGACCCAGTGTTCTAAGGATAAATTGATAAAATTGGATGCCTGCATTGATCGTTCAAACTACACTATAGTAGACACGACCCCAGTTGCTGCAATATTGCCTAAAgaaa aTCAaacatatgtttttaaaaaactagaacaCTGCAGTACTCACATGAAAGTCTATCTTAAAGATGATATTCCTGGAAGATTTCATTACCAACACAGTGCACGAATTCAGCCAATCCTTTTGGTTGCAGATGAAGGCTGGACAATTGTGCTTAATGAATCATTTAAAT taGGTGACCATGGTTATGATAATGAATTGCCAAGCATGCATCCATTCCTGGCTGCCCATGGCCCTGCTTTTCACAAAGGCTATAAGCACAGCACAATTAACATTGTAGATATTTATCCTATGATGTGTCACATCCTGGGATTAAAACCACATCCAAACAATGGAACCTTTAGTAACACTAAATGTTTATTAGCTGATCAATGGTGCATAAATCTCCCAGAAGCTATCGGAATAGTAATGGGTGCCCTTCTGGTGTTAACTGCTGTGACCGGCCTCATCGTTATCATGAAAAACAAACTGTCTGTTCCACGCCCGTTTTCCCGACTTCAGCtacaagaagaagatgatgatccATTGATTGGATAG